A region from the Rhizobium sp. ARZ01 genome encodes:
- the purH gene encoding bifunctional phosphoribosylaminoimidazolecarboxamide formyltransferase/IMP cyclohydrolase: protein MAVASKKIPAPDRVQIKTALLSVSDKTGIVELAAALAKEGIRLLSTGGTHKTLADAGLTVTDVSEITGFPEIMDGRVKTLHPNVHGGLLAIRDDAEHVEAMKTHGIGAIDLAIINLYPFEEVRAKGGDYPTTVENIDIGGPAMIRAAAKNHAYVTIVTDPADYSALIGELATGATSYAFRQRQAAKAYARTAAYDTAISNWFAEALDIGTPAYRTIGGVLKEEMRYGENPHQKAAFYVTGENRPGVATATLLQGKQLSYNNINDTDAAFELVAEFLPQNGPACAIIKHANPCGVATAPTLKEAYKRALACDPVSAFGGIIALNSTLDGETAEEIVKLFTEVIIAPDADEAARAVIASKPNLRLLITGGLPDPRTPGLSAKTVSGGLLVQSRDNGMVEDLDLKVVTKRAPTAQELEDMKFAFKVAKHVKSNAVVYAKDGQSAGIGAGQMSRVDSARIAALKAEEAAKAMGLAEPLTRGSAVASEAFLPFADGLLSAIAAGATAVIQPGGSMRDAEVIAAADEAGVAMVFTGMRHFRH from the coding sequence ATGGCCGTTGCTTCCAAGAAAATCCCAGCACCCGATCGCGTGCAGATCAAGACCGCGCTTTTGTCTGTTTCCGACAAGACCGGGATCGTTGAACTTGCAGCCGCGCTGGCAAAAGAGGGTATCCGCCTTCTTTCCACTGGTGGAACCCACAAGACCCTGGCCGACGCAGGCCTGACCGTCACCGACGTTTCCGAGATCACCGGCTTTCCGGAGATCATGGACGGTCGCGTCAAGACGCTTCACCCCAATGTCCATGGCGGCTTGCTGGCGATCCGGGACGATGCGGAGCACGTCGAAGCCATGAAGACGCACGGCATCGGCGCAATCGACCTCGCTATCATCAATCTCTATCCGTTCGAAGAGGTTCGCGCCAAGGGCGGCGACTACCCGACGACGGTCGAAAATATCGACATTGGCGGCCCGGCGATGATCCGCGCCGCGGCCAAGAACCATGCCTATGTGACGATCGTGACCGATCCTGCCGACTATTCGGCGCTGATCGGGGAGCTTGCGACGGGTGCGACCTCGTACGCCTTCCGCCAGCGTCAGGCGGCCAAGGCGTACGCGCGCACCGCAGCCTATGATACCGCCATCTCCAACTGGTTTGCCGAAGCGCTCGATATCGGCACGCCGGCATACCGCACGATTGGTGGCGTCCTGAAGGAAGAGATGCGCTACGGCGAAAACCCGCACCAGAAGGCGGCATTTTATGTCACCGGCGAAAATCGCCCCGGGGTTGCGACAGCCACGCTGCTGCAGGGCAAGCAGCTTTCCTACAACAACATCAACGACACCGACGCGGCATTCGAGCTCGTTGCCGAGTTCCTGCCGCAGAACGGTCCGGCCTGTGCCATCATCAAGCACGCCAACCCCTGCGGCGTTGCGACGGCTCCGACCCTGAAGGAAGCCTACAAGCGGGCGCTTGCCTGCGACCCAGTTTCTGCCTTCGGCGGCATCATCGCGCTGAACAGCACGCTTGATGGCGAAACGGCCGAGGAGATCGTCAAGCTCTTCACCGAGGTCATCATCGCGCCGGACGCCGATGAGGCCGCGCGTGCCGTGATTGCAAGTAAGCCGAACCTGCGCCTCCTCATCACCGGCGGCTTGCCGGATCCGCGAACCCCTGGCCTTTCGGCAAAGACGGTCTCGGGTGGCCTTCTGGTGCAGAGTCGTGACAACGGCATGGTGGAAGATCTGGACCTGAAGGTCGTCACCAAGCGAGCACCGACGGCACAGGAACTCGAGGACATGAAGTTCGCGTTCAAGGTCGCCAAGCACGTCAAGTCGAACGCGGTCGTCTACGCCAAGGATGGTCAGTCGGCAGGCATCGGCGCCGGTCAGATGAGCCGCGTCGATTCGGCCCGCATCGCCGCGCTCAAGGCGGAAGAAGCGGCGAAGGCGATGGGACTGGCGGAGCCGCTGACGCGCGGTTCGGCCGTGGCCTCCGAGGCCTTCCTGCCATTCGCGGACGGGCTTCTGTCAGCCATTGCAGCCGGCGCCACGGCGGTCATCCAGCCAGGCGGCTCCATGCGCGATGCCGAGGTTATTGCCGCTGCCGACGAAGCCGGCGTTGCGATGGTCTTCACCGGCATGCGCCACTTCCGCCACTAA
- a CDS encoding heparinase II/III family protein, whose protein sequence is MRLSDQQRLVYLYGRETWRRFSRRLAVGRVSALRFAGRTPDRLLVAPTDLRPADAFTAEEIIAGRIPLAGRMLDCEGETPFSLELPSEEFARRLHAFAWLRHMRVAEKEDASPVVRAVIGDWIEIHGRVLAGIAWRPEVIAERIIAWLSHSPVVLRDADYSFYRRFLKSLAFQVRYLRHIADTTREGETKLHVRIALAMASIAMPNSGAAVRRAARHLDRELDRQILADGGHVSRNPRVGLDLLFDLLPLRQTYVNLGHHVPQRLIPCIDRIYPALRFFRHQGGELALFNGATYTLANELLSVLRYDETSGAPFRGLPQTGYERIEAGDTTIIVDAGKPLSVPLSTSATAGCLSLEMSSGRNRYFVNSGLPRFAGEAIRQLSRATAAHSVATLNDTSSARISASRYLGPVIFGGISKIDAARYEGGDGAEGLKASHDGYLANFGLLYERDIYLNAAGTEIRGRERFMKPDGTVPAGGKSVAVVRFHVHPSIRIVPVGEHEVRLVAHDGDSWVFTCLDVAVVEEEDVFLADPTGVRAARQLTLTMPLASVPELQWLMRRDRR, encoded by the coding sequence ATGCGGCTTTCGGACCAGCAACGGCTCGTCTACTTGTATGGACGTGAGACGTGGAGGCGCTTTTCGCGGCGACTGGCTGTGGGGCGCGTCTCGGCGCTGCGCTTTGCCGGCCGCACTCCAGACAGGCTGCTGGTCGCGCCGACCGATTTGCGGCCTGCAGACGCATTCACCGCGGAGGAAATCATCGCCGGCCGAATTCCGCTGGCGGGTCGGATGCTCGATTGCGAGGGCGAAACGCCCTTTTCGCTAGAACTCCCCTCAGAAGAGTTTGCCCGGCGACTGCATGCCTTTGCCTGGCTTCGTCACATGCGCGTGGCCGAAAAGGAAGATGCTTCGCCTGTCGTTCGCGCGGTTATCGGCGACTGGATCGAGATACACGGGCGGGTTCTCGCCGGGATCGCCTGGCGACCGGAGGTGATCGCCGAGCGCATCATCGCCTGGTTGTCCCATTCTCCCGTCGTCCTGCGCGACGCCGACTATTCCTTCTATCGCCGCTTCTTGAAGAGCCTTGCTTTCCAGGTTCGCTACCTGCGCCACATTGCCGACACAACGCGTGAAGGGGAGACGAAGCTGCACGTCCGGATTGCGCTCGCCATGGCGTCGATCGCCATGCCCAATTCGGGCGCGGCCGTCCGTCGCGCCGCCCGGCATCTCGACCGGGAACTGGACCGGCAGATCCTGGCCGATGGTGGCCATGTGTCGCGCAATCCGCGCGTCGGCCTGGATTTGCTGTTCGATCTGTTGCCGCTCCGGCAGACCTACGTCAATCTGGGCCACCACGTTCCCCAGCGGCTCATCCCCTGTATCGATCGTATCTATCCGGCGCTGCGTTTTTTCCGACATCAGGGCGGCGAACTCGCATTGTTCAATGGGGCGACCTACACGCTTGCAAACGAACTTTTGTCGGTCCTTCGATACGACGAGACCTCAGGCGCGCCGTTTCGCGGCCTGCCGCAGACCGGCTACGAAAGGATCGAAGCCGGTGACACCACGATCATCGTCGATGCCGGAAAGCCACTCTCGGTCCCCCTTTCGACCTCGGCGACCGCCGGTTGCCTTTCGTTGGAAATGTCGTCAGGACGGAACCGCTATTTCGTGAACTCCGGCCTGCCGCGCTTTGCCGGGGAAGCGATCCGGCAATTGTCGCGCGCAACGGCCGCCCATTCCGTGGCCACCTTGAATGATACATCCTCGGCCCGAATCTCTGCCTCGCGCTATCTCGGTCCGGTCATTTTCGGTGGCATATCGAAAATTGACGCGGCGCGTTACGAGGGAGGTGACGGCGCCGAGGGGCTGAAGGCCAGCCATGACGGATACCTGGCGAACTTCGGCCTGCTTTACGAGCGGGATATCTATCTGAACGCAGCGGGAACGGAAATTCGCGGACGCGAACGGTTCATGAAGCCCGATGGGACCGTGCCCGCCGGCGGCAAGAGCGTCGCGGTCGTACGCTTTCATGTTCATCCATCGATCCGCATCGTCCCCGTGGGCGAACATGAAGTTCGGCTGGTCGCCCATGATGGCGATAGCTGGGTATTCACCTGCCTCGACGTAGCCGTCGTGGAAGAAGAGGATGTCTTTCTCGCCGATCCGACGGGTGTGCGCGCCGCGCGACAGCTGACGCTCACCATGCCGCTCGCAAGTGTTCCGGAGCTGCAATGGCTCATGCGACGGGATCGCCGCTGA
- a CDS encoding thermonuclease family protein encodes MESFRHLVAPIVLATCLIGGTEIALAAEGVAGPVIADVIRVVDGDTILVSARPWPQQTVEVLVRLRGIDAPELKAKCSEIRRAARTAKDRLDQLVGEGRSVLLTNVSGDKYFGRVVADVRLADGTNPAQDLVAAGLATAYHGGRKLPPHCQRPV; translated from the coding sequence ATGGAATCGTTTCGCCACCTCGTAGCTCCTATTGTCCTTGCGACCTGCCTGATAGGCGGAACGGAGATAGCGCTTGCTGCAGAAGGCGTGGCTGGCCCTGTTATCGCGGACGTCATCCGCGTCGTGGATGGTGACACTATTCTGGTTTCCGCTCGCCCGTGGCCGCAACAGACCGTCGAAGTATTGGTTCGGTTGCGCGGCATCGACGCTCCGGAACTGAAGGCCAAGTGCAGCGAGATCCGCCGTGCCGCGAGAACGGCGAAGGATCGCCTCGACCAGCTGGTGGGAGAGGGCCGATCCGTGCTGCTTACGAACGTCTCCGGCGACAAATACTTTGGCCGCGTCGTGGCGGACGTTCGCCTCGCAGACGGGACGAATCCGGCTCAGGACCTGGTCGCCGCCGGCCTGGCCACCGCTTATCACGGTGGCCGCAAGCTTCCCCCGCACTGCCAGCGGCCCGTATGA
- the htpX gene encoding zinc metalloprotease HtpX produces the protein MNLVRTAMLLAFLTALFMAVGFLIGGKSGMMIALVIAAATNLFSYWNADKMVLSMYGAKEVDERSAPEYYGMVRDLAARAGLPMPRVYVINSEQPNAFATGRNPQNAAVAASTGLLQALSYEEVAGVMAHELAHVQNRDTLTMTITATIAGAISMLANFAMFFGGNRENNNNNPLGFVGVLVAMIVAPFAAMLVQMAISRTREYSADRRGAEICGNPLWLASALRKIAMAAGRISNEEAEHNPATAHMFIINPLSGARMDNLFSTHPDTGNRIAALEALATEMQQTSTPQASPAKAERKSRSVPSTGWGRGGSQPPKGPWS, from the coding sequence ATGAACCTCGTCCGCACGGCGATGCTGTTGGCCTTTCTGACGGCCCTCTTCATGGCCGTCGGCTTCCTGATCGGTGGCAAGAGCGGCATGATGATTGCGCTTGTTATTGCTGCGGCCACGAACCTCTTTTCGTACTGGAATGCCGACAAGATGGTGCTGTCGATGTACGGCGCCAAGGAGGTCGACGAGCGCAGCGCGCCCGAGTACTACGGCATGGTCCGTGACCTTGCCGCACGCGCCGGCCTCCCAATGCCCCGCGTCTATGTAATCAACAGCGAACAGCCAAACGCATTTGCGACCGGGCGCAACCCGCAGAATGCAGCGGTTGCCGCATCCACCGGCCTTCTCCAGGCGCTTTCCTATGAGGAAGTTGCGGGCGTCATGGCGCATGAGCTTGCCCACGTCCAGAACCGTGACACGCTGACGATGACGATCACGGCAACAATTGCCGGTGCGATCTCCATGCTTGCCAATTTTGCCATGTTCTTCGGCGGCAATCGCGAGAACAACAACAACAACCCACTGGGCTTCGTCGGTGTACTGGTCGCGATGATCGTCGCTCCCTTCGCCGCGATGCTGGTGCAGATGGCAATCAGCCGGACGCGCGAATACTCAGCGGATCGCCGCGGCGCCGAAATCTGCGGCAATCCGCTGTGGCTCGCATCCGCGCTTCGAAAGATTGCAATGGCTGCAGGCCGCATTTCGAATGAGGAAGCCGAACACAATCCGGCGACGGCGCACATGTTCATCATCAACCCGCTGTCGGGCGCGCGGATGGACAACCTGTTTTCGACCCATCCGGATACTGGCAACCGCATTGCCGCGCTCGAAGCGCTGGCGACAGAAATGCAGCAGACCTCGACGCCGCAGGCCTCGCCTGCTAAGGCCGAGCGCAAATCGCGTTCCGTTCCGTCGACCGGCTGGGGACGCGGTGGTTCACAACCACCAAAAGGTCCCTGGTCTTGA
- a CDS encoding NUDIX hydrolase, whose amino-acid sequence MNPTTRTSDRDARSGGMGMDELQQVGVLPWRIRRDGEPKILLITSRRRGRWIVPKGWPLKGYPPLVAASREAFEEAGVIGDISPEPVTTYRYMKALDDGSEVPCRVAVFGMNVRGTLSHWREKGQRQRRWFSLGAAADKLDDVELAEFVRVLDAAPERLEPSSRSGRRRLQLNQQHNVGS is encoded by the coding sequence ATGAATCCAACGACGAGAACCAGCGATCGCGACGCCAGATCCGGCGGCATGGGCATGGACGAATTGCAGCAGGTCGGGGTTCTTCCCTGGCGCATCCGGCGTGATGGCGAGCCGAAGATATTGCTCATCACGTCGCGCAGGCGAGGTCGATGGATCGTGCCCAAGGGTTGGCCGTTGAAGGGATACCCGCCCCTCGTCGCAGCATCGCGGGAAGCCTTCGAGGAGGCGGGCGTCATCGGTGACATCTCGCCTGAACCGGTGACCACATATCGATACATGAAAGCCCTGGACGACGGCTCGGAGGTCCCCTGCCGTGTTGCGGTGTTTGGCATGAACGTGCGGGGCACGTTGAGCCATTGGCGCGAGAAGGGGCAAAGGCAGCGGCGGTGGTTTTCCTTAGGCGCCGCAGCAGACAAGCTCGACGATGTCGAGCTCGCCGAGTTTGTGAGGGTACTCGATGCCGCGCCGGAGCGGCTGGAGCCATCCAGCCGGTCTGGTAGGCGGAGGCTGCAGCTCAACCAACAGCACAATGTTGGGAGCTGA
- a CDS encoding RsmB/NOP family class I SAM-dependent RNA methyltransferase has protein sequence MEKAGLRPRQVAAKLLAAVVDRQTSLDGMLDAENGNPGYRALNEADRALVRAILNSALRHLPRIQAIIHSLVETPLPDGARNLYHVLTVASAQILYLDVPDHSAVDLAVEQARSDPRSSRFASLVNAVLRRLAREKAQQLTATQAVPVVPSWFFDRLVQVYRHEHAARISESLLAPAAIDLTVKSDPQTWATRLGGQVLSTGSVRLSAFAGRIPDLDGFAEGEWWVQDTAASIPAKLFPILNGQRVADLCAAPGGKTAQLALAGARVTALDQSANRMKRLDANLDRLGLSATTVETNLLDFRPTDLFDAVLLDAPCSSTGTIRRHPDVLWTKGPKDIEKLAQLQEKLLRHALTLVKPGGHLVFSNCSLDPLEGEEVTASVLADVPGWSRVAIDPAPWPGLEEAVSPLGEFRTTPAMLPGDQAIAGGLDGFYAVLLKRDA, from the coding sequence ATGGAAAAGGCCGGTCTCAGGCCGCGCCAGGTTGCCGCCAAATTGCTTGCAGCGGTCGTCGACCGGCAAACTTCGCTCGACGGGATGCTCGACGCAGAGAACGGCAATCCCGGCTACCGGGCGCTGAACGAGGCTGACCGCGCGCTCGTTCGGGCGATACTCAATTCTGCCCTCCGGCACCTGCCGCGGATTCAGGCCATCATACATTCGCTGGTCGAAACACCGCTCCCGGACGGCGCTCGCAATCTCTACCATGTCCTAACGGTAGCGTCTGCGCAAATACTCTACCTGGACGTGCCTGATCATTCCGCCGTTGATCTGGCAGTGGAGCAGGCACGGAGCGATCCGCGCAGCAGTCGATTCGCAAGTCTGGTGAATGCCGTGCTCCGGCGGCTCGCCCGTGAGAAGGCGCAGCAATTGACGGCCACGCAGGCCGTTCCGGTCGTGCCGTCCTGGTTTTTCGACCGCCTGGTGCAGGTTTACAGGCACGAGCATGCGGCGCGGATCTCAGAATCGCTGCTCGCGCCGGCGGCGATCGATCTCACCGTCAAATCGGATCCGCAGACGTGGGCAACGAGACTCGGTGGACAAGTTTTGTCGACCGGTTCGGTACGCCTTTCGGCGTTCGCTGGCCGGATTCCCGATCTCGACGGCTTTGCGGAGGGGGAATGGTGGGTGCAGGACACCGCAGCCTCGATACCAGCGAAGCTATTTCCAATTCTGAACGGTCAAAGAGTGGCAGATCTCTGCGCCGCTCCAGGCGGCAAGACGGCGCAGCTCGCGCTCGCCGGTGCTCGGGTCACTGCCCTCGACCAATCCGCCAATCGAATGAAGCGCCTCGATGCCAATCTCGACCGCCTTGGCCTGTCGGCCACGACGGTCGAGACGAACCTGCTGGATTTCCGCCCAACGGATCTCTTCGATGCCGTTCTCCTCGATGCGCCCTGCTCCTCGACCGGCACGATCCGGCGTCATCCGGACGTGCTCTGGACGAAGGGCCCGAAGGATATCGAAAAGCTGGCGCAACTGCAGGAAAAACTTCTGCGGCACGCGCTGACGCTGGTAAAGCCCGGCGGCCATCTCGTCTTCTCCAACTGCTCGCTCGATCCGCTCGAGGGTGAGGAGGTGACCGCGAGCGTCCTAGCCGACGTGCCCGGCTGGTCGCGCGTTGCCATCGACCCCGCCCCATGGCCCGGATTGGAAGAGGCCGTTTCGCCACTCGGCGAGTTTCGCACGACGCCGGCGATGTTGCCGGGGGACCAGGCGATCGCGGGCGGGCTGGACGGCTTTTATGCTGTTCTGCTAAAGCGGGATGCTTGA
- a CDS encoding DUF1674 domain-containing protein yields the protein MHGDNDNSSGGNRVLPPAAIRALREAEERRATEKAQVMPPEIGGRGGLDPARFGDWEINGRAIDF from the coding sequence ATGCACGGCGATAACGACAATTCCAGCGGCGGCAACCGCGTTCTCCCCCCCGCGGCCATCCGTGCATTGAGGGAGGCAGAAGAACGCCGGGCTACGGAGAAGGCTCAGGTGATGCCGCCGGAGATCGGTGGGCGGGGCGGTCTCGACCCAGCACGCTTCGGCGACTGGGAAATCAATGGCCGTGCCATCGATTTCTGA
- a CDS encoding cystathionine gamma-synthase family protein, with amino-acid sequence MTAPRPSKTRIGNHDLHPETQMLNYGYDPELSEGAVKPPVFLTSTFVFRSAEEGRDFFDYTAGRREPPAGTTGGLVYSRFNHPNSEIVEDRLAIYERTESGALFSSGMSAIATTLLAFARPGDVILHSQPLYGGTETLLSRTMLNLGVQAVGFADGLNETALQSAAEEAMTKGRVSVILIETPANPTNSLVDIALVRGIAEAIGQKQGGRPIIACDNTLLGPVFQQPIEHGADISLYSLTKYVGGHSDLIAGAALGPRSVMKPVKALRGAIGTQLDPHSCWMLGRSLETLSIRMEKANGNARAIADFLHDHAKVETIHYLGYHDPESPVGKVFSRQCTGAGSTFSFDIRGGQPASFRFLNALQIFKLAVSLGGTESLASHPASTTHSGVPVEVRQRIGIFDSTIRLSIGIEHSDDLIADLAQALENA; translated from the coding sequence ATGACCGCACCCCGCCCGTCCAAGACGCGCATCGGAAACCACGACCTGCATCCTGAAACGCAGATGCTGAATTACGGTTACGATCCGGAATTGTCCGAAGGCGCGGTGAAGCCTCCCGTGTTCCTGACGTCGACCTTTGTATTCCGTTCGGCCGAGGAGGGGCGGGATTTCTTCGACTATACCGCCGGACGCCGCGAACCGCCGGCCGGCACCACCGGCGGTCTGGTATATTCCCGCTTCAACCACCCCAACAGCGAAATCGTCGAGGACCGGCTTGCAATCTATGAGCGGACCGAAAGCGGCGCGCTCTTTTCCTCCGGAATGTCCGCAATCGCGACCACGCTGCTGGCCTTTGCCCGTCCGGGTGACGTGATCCTGCATTCTCAGCCGCTCTACGGTGGAACGGAAACACTGCTCAGCAGGACCATGCTCAACCTTGGCGTCCAAGCCGTCGGGTTCGCAGACGGCCTCAACGAGACAGCGTTGCAGTCTGCTGCCGAAGAGGCGATGACGAAGGGTCGCGTTTCGGTCATTCTTATCGAAACACCGGCCAATCCCACCAACAGCCTGGTCGATATAGCCTTGGTTCGCGGCATTGCAGAGGCCATCGGCCAAAAACAGGGAGGACGGCCGATCATTGCCTGCGACAACACGCTGCTCGGCCCCGTCTTCCAGCAGCCGATTGAACATGGTGCCGATATCTCACTCTACTCGCTGACCAAGTATGTGGGTGGCCATTCCGATCTGATCGCCGGAGCGGCGCTTGGCCCCAGATCAGTCATGAAGCCCGTGAAAGCACTGCGCGGCGCGATCGGCACGCAGCTTGATCCGCATTCCTGCTGGATGCTCGGCCGCTCGCTCGAAACGCTCTCGATCCGCATGGAAAAGGCCAACGGCAATGCACGTGCAATCGCCGACTTCTTGCATGACCATGCAAAGGTGGAGACGATCCACTATCTGGGCTACCACGACCCCGAAAGCCCGGTCGGCAAGGTTTTCTCCCGCCAGTGCACCGGAGCAGGCTCCACCTTCTCCTTCGACATCCGCGGTGGCCAGCCCGCCTCGTTTCGCTTCCTGAATGCCCTGCAGATATTCAAGTTGGCTGTCAGCCTCGGGGGCACGGAGTCGCTGGCAAGTCACCCAGCAAGTACAACGCATTCGGGCGTGCCGGTGGAGGTGCGTCAACGCATCGGGATTTTCGATTCGACAATTCGGCTGTCGATCGGGATCGAGCATTCAGACGATCTGATCGCTGATCTGGCGCAGGCACTCGAAAACGCGTGA
- the abc-f gene encoding ribosomal protection-like ABC-F family protein, with protein MIRIDNISKSSSHRILYIEASAALNRGEKIGLVGPNGAGKTTLFRMITGEELPDEGQVSVEKGMTIGYFDQDVGEMSGRSAVAEVMEGAGPVSVVAAELRELEAAMSDPDRMDEMDAIIERYGEVQARYEELDGYALEGRAREVLAGLSFSQEMMDSDVSKLSGGWKMRVALARILLMRPDVMLLDEPSNHLDLESLIWLEDFLKGYDGALLMTSHDREFMNRIVTKIIEIDAGALTTYSGDYGFYEEQRALNEKQQQAQFERQQAMLAKEIKFIERFKARASHASQVQSRVKKLEKIDRVEPPRRRQTIAFDFLPAPRSGEDVVNLKSVHKAYGSRTIYDGLDFMVRRRERWCIMGINGAGKSTLLKLVTGTTIPDKGSVSLGASVKLGYFAQHSMDVLDGDSTILQWLEERFPKAGQAPLRALAGCFGFSGDDVEKRCRVLSGGEKARLVMAAMLFDPPNFLVLDEPTNHLDLDTKEMLIKALSAYEGTMLFVSHDRHFLAALSNRVLELTPDGIHQYGGGYTEYVERTGQEAPGLRG; from the coding sequence ATGATCCGTATCGACAATATCAGCAAGTCCAGCAGCCACCGCATTCTCTACATCGAAGCCTCCGCGGCATTGAACCGTGGCGAAAAGATCGGGCTTGTCGGCCCGAACGGCGCCGGAAAAACGACGCTCTTCCGGATGATCACCGGCGAGGAACTGCCCGACGAGGGGCAGGTCTCGGTCGAGAAGGGTATGACGATCGGCTATTTCGACCAGGATGTCGGAGAAATGAGCGGTCGTTCAGCCGTTGCCGAGGTGATGGAAGGGGCGGGCCCTGTGAGCGTCGTGGCAGCGGAGCTGCGGGAACTGGAAGCAGCCATGTCGGATCCCGACCGCATGGACGAAATGGATGCGATCATCGAACGCTACGGCGAGGTGCAGGCGCGCTACGAGGAACTCGATGGCTATGCCTTGGAGGGACGCGCGCGCGAGGTTCTGGCCGGGCTCAGCTTCAGCCAGGAGATGATGGACAGCGACGTCTCAAAGCTCTCAGGTGGCTGGAAAATGCGCGTGGCGCTTGCCCGCATTCTCCTGATGCGACCGGATGTCATGCTGCTCGACGAGCCGAGCAACCACCTCGACCTCGAAAGCCTGATCTGGCTGGAAGACTTCCTGAAGGGTTACGACGGCGCGCTGCTGATGACGTCGCACGACCGCGAATTCATGAACCGGATTGTCACCAAGATCATCGAGATCGATGCGGGTGCGCTGACGACCTATTCCGGCGACTATGGTTTCTATGAGGAGCAGCGGGCGCTGAACGAGAAGCAGCAGCAGGCCCAGTTCGAACGCCAGCAGGCAATGCTCGCCAAGGAGATCAAGTTCATCGAGCGGTTCAAGGCGCGGGCATCCCACGCCTCGCAGGTCCAGAGCCGGGTCAAGAAGCTGGAGAAGATCGACCGCGTCGAGCCACCGCGCCGACGCCAGACCATTGCCTTCGACTTCCTGCCGGCGCCGCGCTCCGGCGAAGACGTCGTCAATCTCAAGAGCGTCCACAAGGCATATGGCAGCCGCACGATCTATGACGGTCTCGACTTCATGGTGCGCCGGCGCGAACGCTGGTGCATCATGGGCATCAACGGCGCCGGCAAGTCGACCTTGCTCAAGCTGGTCACCGGTACCACCATACCGGACAAGGGGAGCGTCTCGCTCGGCGCCAGCGTCAAGCTCGGCTACTTTGCCCAGCATTCGATGGACGTTCTCGATGGCGACAGCACCATTTTGCAATGGCTTGAGGAGCGTTTTCCTAAGGCAGGCCAGGCACCGCTGCGCGCTCTGGCCGGCTGTTTCGGCTTTTCCGGCGATGACGTCGAGAAGCGATGCCGCGTGCTTTCCGGCGGCGAGAAGGCACGGCTGGTGATGGCGGCAATGCTGTTTGATCCGCCGAACTTCCTCGTTCTCGACGAACCGACCAACCACCTTGACCTCGACACGAAGGAAATGCTGATCAAGGCGCTATCGGCCTACGAGGGCACCATGCTTTTCGTCTCGCACGATCGCCATTTCCTCGCTGCGCTTTCGAACCGGGTGCTCGAATTGACGCCGGACGGGATTCATCAGTATGGCGGCGGCTATACCGAGTATGTCGAGCGCACGGGACAAGAAGCGCCCGGCCTGCGTGGGTGA